The Cellulomonas sp. S1-8 genome has a window encoding:
- the groL gene encoding chaperonin GroEL (60 kDa chaperone family; promotes refolding of misfolded polypeptides especially under stressful conditions; forms two stacked rings of heptamers to form a barrel-shaped 14mer; ends can be capped by GroES; misfolded proteins enter the barrel where they are refolded when GroES binds), with the protein MAKIIAFDEEARRSMERGLNVLADTVKVTLGPKGRNVVLDKKWGAPTITNDGVSIAKEIDLEDPFERIGAELVKEVAKKTDDVAGDGTTTATVLAQALVREGLRNVAAGANPIALKKGIEKAVEAVTAELLAQAKEIETKEEIAATAAISAGDQAIGDLIAEALDKVGKEGVITVEESNALGLELELTEGMRFDKGFLSAYFVTDPERQEAVLEDAYVLLVESKVSNVKDLLPLLEKVIQAGKPLLIVAEDVESEALATLVVNRIRGIFKSIAVKAPGFGDRRKAMLQDMAVLTGGQVVSETVGLKLDQVGLEVLGTARKIVVTKDETTIVEGGGEAGQIAGRVNQIRAEIDNSDSDYDREKLQERLAKLAGGVAVIKAGAATEVELKERKHRIEDAVRNAKAAVEEGIVAGGGVALIQAGKIAFEKLQLEGEEATGANIVRLAIEAPLKQIAINAGLEGGVVAEKVRNLPAGHGLNAATSVYEDLLAAGVNDPVKVTRSALQNAASIAALFLTTEAVVADKPEKSAPAGGGGGDDFGGGF; encoded by the coding sequence ATGGCCAAGATCATCGCCTTCGACGAGGAGGCCCGGCGGAGCATGGAGCGCGGGCTCAACGTCCTCGCCGACACCGTCAAGGTCACACTCGGCCCGAAGGGCCGTAACGTCGTGCTCGACAAGAAGTGGGGCGCGCCGACGATCACCAACGACGGCGTGTCCATCGCCAAGGAGATCGACCTCGAGGACCCGTTCGAGCGCATCGGCGCCGAGCTGGTCAAGGAGGTCGCCAAGAAGACGGACGACGTCGCCGGTGACGGCACGACCACCGCCACCGTCCTGGCCCAGGCACTCGTGCGCGAGGGTCTGCGCAACGTCGCCGCCGGCGCGAACCCGATCGCCCTGAAGAAGGGCATCGAGAAGGCCGTCGAGGCCGTCACGGCCGAGCTCCTGGCGCAGGCCAAGGAGATCGAGACGAAGGAGGAGATCGCCGCCACGGCCGCCATCTCCGCCGGCGACCAGGCGATCGGCGACCTGATCGCCGAGGCGCTCGACAAGGTCGGCAAGGAAGGCGTCATCACCGTCGAGGAGTCCAACGCGCTCGGTCTCGAGCTCGAGCTCACCGAGGGCATGCGCTTCGACAAGGGCTTCCTGTCGGCGTACTTCGTGACGGACCCGGAGCGCCAGGAGGCGGTCCTCGAGGACGCCTACGTCCTGCTCGTCGAGTCCAAGGTCTCGAACGTCAAGGACCTGCTGCCGCTGCTGGAGAAGGTCATCCAGGCCGGCAAGCCGCTGCTCATCGTGGCCGAGGACGTCGAGTCCGAGGCGCTGGCGACGCTCGTCGTCAACCGCATCCGCGGCATCTTCAAGTCTATCGCCGTCAAGGCGCCGGGCTTCGGCGACCGCCGCAAGGCGATGCTGCAGGACATGGCCGTCCTCACCGGTGGCCAGGTCGTCTCCGAGACCGTCGGTCTCAAGCTCGACCAGGTCGGCCTCGAGGTCCTCGGCACGGCGCGCAAGATCGTCGTGACGAAGGACGAGACCACCATCGTCGAGGGTGGCGGCGAGGCCGGGCAGATCGCCGGTCGCGTCAACCAGATCCGCGCCGAGATCGACAACTCGGACTCGGACTACGACCGCGAGAAGCTCCAGGAGCGCCTCGCCAAGCTCGCCGGTGGCGTCGCCGTCATCAAGGCGGGCGCGGCGACCGAGGTCGAGCTCAAGGAGCGCAAGCACCGCATCGAGGACGCCGTTCGCAACGCGAAGGCGGCCGTCGAGGAGGGCATCGTCGCCGGTGGCGGCGTCGCGCTCATCCAGGCGGGCAAGATCGCGTTCGAGAAGCTCCAGCTCGAGGGCGAGGAGGCGACCGGCGCCAACATCGTGCGGCTCGCGATCGAGGCCCCGCTCAAGCAGATCGCCATCAACGCCGGCCTCGAGGGCGGCGTCGTGGCGGAGAAGGTCCGCAACCTCCCCGCCGGGCACGGCCTCAACGCCGCGACCAGCGTGTACGAGGACCTGCTGGCCGCGGGCGTCAACGACCCGGTGAAGGTCACGCGCTCGGCGCTGCAGAACGCTGCGTCGATCGCCGCCCTGTTCCTCACCACGGAGGCCGTCGTGGCCGACAAGCCCGAGAAGTCGGCTCCGGCCGGCGGTGGCGGCGGCGACGACTTCGGCGGCGGTTTCTGA